The genome window GCGGCCGGGGAGGGTGCGAAGGCTGCCCTCGAGGCCTACGCCTACCTCACCCGGTGAACCCCGCCCTCACCCTTTCCCAAAGAGGACGATCCTGTTCGTGTTCGTGCCCCGGGCGTTGTTGTCCACGCCCCAGATGTGCGAGGTCTTCGTGAAGCGCTGGGTGTTGACGAGGATCCCCTCGCACGAGAAACCCGCCCGGACACCGAGCGGGACGACGACCTCGTCGAGGGGGAGTGTTCCCCGGCGGATCTCCCCCACCTCGAACGCGACGTAACCCCCGTCGCGCGTGACCCTGAAGAGCTCGAGGAACGTCTGCTGCATCACCCGCCTCCACTCGGAAAGCGACCTCGTGACGGTCATCCGCCTCTCGGTCTCCTCCGTGTCGATCCCGCAGAACCAGCAGCGCAGCCAGTTGTCCTTCGAGTACTGGACCACGTCGAGGAAGGGCGGCGACGTGACGGTGAGCTGGACGGAGCAGTCCGGGATGCAGGGTGTCTCCCGCGCGTCGCACGAGAGGAAGAGACCGCACTCCCCCGCGCGCCGGAGCCGCGCACTCTCCTCGGCCGTCACGTTCCGGACGAGGGACCGCGTCTTTTTCACGATGATCTCCCGCGTGTCCCTGTACTCCGGGACGAGGCCGTACTTCCTGTTGATTGCCGCCTGCCTCTCGGGCGAGACCGCCTGGTTGGGGGGGAGCGTGTAGACCGAGAAGAATCCCGGAGAGTGGCCGGTGAGCCTGTTCGTCGCGACCATCCTTATCCACTCGTCGAGGGGGTCCATCGTGCCCTCCCTCTCCCGCGAGAGGAGGTAGGCCCGGAGCGCGCGGATCTCCCTCTCGGTGTCGGGGTGGTAGAACACGGAGAGGTCCGGCGTGCCCCCGTCCTCCACGCTGCACTCCGGTATCTCCGCGAGCCGCGCGGAGACAGATCCGGGGTCGGGGACGAAGAACCGCGGGCGCGTGAGGATCCGGGAGAGGGGGTTGATGTCGTTTGCGGCGACCCTGCGCCCCCGGAGGCCCGCCTCGATCACCGTCGTCCCGCGCCCCGAGAACGGGTCGTACACGAGGTCTCCCTCCCGCGAGAACCTCTCGATGAAGAAGGCAGGGAGCTGGGGCTTGAAACACCCCCTGTACGAGATCTCGTGGATCGAGGACGCCTGCCTCTGCCCCGCAGTCCAGAACTCCCCGTGGATCCTCGCGACGCGGATCCCATAGACCTCGAGCTGCTCGGTCGCGGTCGCGCCCTCGCCGAGGATTGAAGCGACCGTGGAGCCACCCGCACTCATCTAAGGTGGATTGGGAACGCGCGGTCTTGAACTTTCCATGGGGGGCAGTCCGTCCCGGAGGCATGATATACCGCGGGGCCACAGGATCTCAAGTCC of Methanolinea sp. contains these proteins:
- a CDS encoding DNA methyltransferase, whose product is MSAGGSTVASILGEGATATEQLEVYGIRVARIHGEFWTAGQRQASSIHEISYRGCFKPQLPAFFIERFSREGDLVYDPFSGRGTTVIEAGLRGRRVAANDINPLSRILTRPRFFVPDPGSVSARLAEIPECSVEDGGTPDLSVFYHPDTEREIRALRAYLLSREREGTMDPLDEWIRMVATNRLTGHSPGFFSVYTLPPNQAVSPERQAAINRKYGLVPEYRDTREIIVKKTRSLVRNVTAEESARLRRAGECGLFLSCDARETPCIPDCSVQLTVTSPPFLDVVQYSKDNWLRCWFCGIDTEETERRMTVTRSLSEWRRVMQQTFLELFRVTRDGGYVAFEVGEIRRGTLPLDEVVVPLGVRAGFSCEGILVNTQRFTKTSHIWGVDNNARGTNTNRIVLFGKG